AAAGTACTAGAACTTTTTGATAACGTTTGTTCATCTTAAACACCTCACTTTGTTACTTCAATTATAATACTTTTTTTATGAGTCGTATTATAATATTATTACAAAATTAGAACATTCATTATTCAAATTTTGCAAATGATGAAGCGGGCAATCGAGATGCTCTTTCATTAGTCATTTCACCTTTACCAATTGTCATGAGCATTGCTGGTATGAAGTTGTCTTCAATATTAAAAGCGTCTATTACAGATTGTTTGTCAAAACCAATCATAGGACATGTTGCATATCCAGCATCTTCACTCACTAACATTAAACTCATCGCAAATAAAGATGCACCTCGTACAGCTTCATCTCGCTTGTTTGTCTCACTTTCAAAGAAACGATTAACAGTTTCAATTAAACCTTCTCTTTTTTCAGCTGGGATATGTTCATGTTCAATCCAGTCATCAGCTACATCTCCAATTGTTTCATGTGCATTCAAATCTCCTAAGATGATA
This portion of the Mammaliicoccus vitulinus genome encodes:
- a CDS encoding nitroreductase family protein, whose translation is MELTKVLENRRSVKSYEQYHLDRETIYNLLDKAALSPSAWNLQQWKVIVVDTDESKEKLYHAANKQIKIKEASATFIILGDLNAHETIGDVADDWIEHEHIPAEKREGLIETVNRFFESETNKRDEAVRGASLFAMSLMLVSEDAGYATCPMIGFDKQSVIDAFNIEDNFIPAMLMTIGKGEMTNERASRLPASSFAKFE